The following coding sequences are from one Motacilla alba alba isolate MOTALB_02 chromosome 4, Motacilla_alba_V1.0_pri, whole genome shotgun sequence window:
- the PACRGL gene encoding PACRG-like protein isoform X2 encodes MSSGIQIKTKSAAQKSKTCSPESQPKPSAKLNPKTIDPFRAYSQPPSAFAATYARGGIPCRLVHGSVKHKLQWECPPETVPFDPLLLTLAEGLRETKHPYTFVSKEGFKELLLVEGAAEKVIPLLPRLVPVLKAALAHADDEVFGRGLDALVQLSAVVGPSLNDHLKLLLTNLLKRLMDKKYREEVTVALQKLEHCGGKATVAIIKSKIPTYCSIYS; translated from the exons ATGTCATCAGGCatccaaataaaaacaaagtctGCAGCCCAGAAAAGCAAGACATGTTCTCCAGAATCACAGCCGAAGCCTAGTGCCAAGCTGAATCCTAAAACTATTGATCCA TTTCGTGCTTATTCTCAACCACCATCTGCATTTGCTGCTACATATGCTAGAGGTGGCATTCCGTGCAG GTTAGTGCATGGATCAGTAAAGCACAAACTGCAGTGGGAATGCCCTCCTGAAACTGTTCCTTTTGATCCTCTTCTTTTAACATTGGCAGAG GGACTAAGAGAGACAAAACATCCCTACACTTTTGTTTCCAAGGAGGGTTTTAAAGAATTACTTCTGGTTGAAGGTGCTGCTGAAAAAGTTATTCCCTTGTTGCCTCGTCTAGTTCCAGTCTTAAAGGCTGCATTG GCCCATGCAGATGATGAAGTATTTGGAAGGGGATTGGATGCTTTAGTGCAATTGAGTGCTGTTGTTGGCCCATCTCTTAATGACCATCTTAAACTTCTACTCACAAAT CTTTTAAAGAGATTAATGGACAAGAAATATAGAGAAGAAGTTACTGTTGCTTTACAAAAGTTGGAGCACTGTGGTGGAAAG GCAACTGTGGCGATCATCAAATCTAAAATTCCAACCTATTGTTCTATCTACTCTTGA
- the PACRGL gene encoding PACRG-like protein isoform X1, protein MSSGIQIKTKSAAQKSKTCSPESQPKPSAKLNPKTIDPVCFRAYSQPPSAFAATYARGGIPCRLVHGSVKHKLQWECPPETVPFDPLLLTLAEGLRETKHPYTFVSKEGFKELLLVEGAAEKVIPLLPRLVPVLKAALAHADDEVFGRGLDALVQLSAVVGPSLNDHLKLLLTNLLKRLMDKKYREEVTVALQKLEHCGGKATVAIIKSKIPTYCSIYS, encoded by the exons ATGTCATCAGGCatccaaataaaaacaaagtctGCAGCCCAGAAAAGCAAGACATGTTCTCCAGAATCACAGCCGAAGCCTAGTGCCAAGCTGAATCCTAAAACTATTGATCCAGTATGT TTTCGTGCTTATTCTCAACCACCATCTGCATTTGCTGCTACATATGCTAGAGGTGGCATTCCGTGCAG GTTAGTGCATGGATCAGTAAAGCACAAACTGCAGTGGGAATGCCCTCCTGAAACTGTTCCTTTTGATCCTCTTCTTTTAACATTGGCAGAG GGACTAAGAGAGACAAAACATCCCTACACTTTTGTTTCCAAGGAGGGTTTTAAAGAATTACTTCTGGTTGAAGGTGCTGCTGAAAAAGTTATTCCCTTGTTGCCTCGTCTAGTTCCAGTCTTAAAGGCTGCATTG GCCCATGCAGATGATGAAGTATTTGGAAGGGGATTGGATGCTTTAGTGCAATTGAGTGCTGTTGTTGGCCCATCTCTTAATGACCATCTTAAACTTCTACTCACAAAT CTTTTAAAGAGATTAATGGACAAGAAATATAGAGAAGAAGTTACTGTTGCTTTACAAAAGTTGGAGCACTGTGGTGGAAAG GCAACTGTGGCGATCATCAAATCTAAAATTCCAACCTATTGTTCTATCTACTCTTGA